tgtctctatgtaaacctgcagaattgaggtacgggtactttacaacaatatcaTACACATGGATATTGTGCACTTGGTCCGACTGAGGTCAAAACTCATGACTGCAAATAACAGCCCTTCCTATCAATAAGCTTAATTCACCCAGTAATTTCAACTTTTCCTGTACTTAACTTAAACTCCCACTTACTGCAgagggaataaaaaaaagaataaaaagaaagagaagaaaaattatcatggAAATACATTCAACACACCTCTCTCATTCCGAGACGGACCGTCACTCCTTCAAAAACGATTGACGCctcccccttaaaaaaaaatcggTAAGGACAGAAAAAACCTTACATGAACAGCAGAGTGGATTCCGCCTTCGCCGAGGATCCGCTCTACTGTGCACCTGTGCATGGTGTCGTTCCCGAGATGTCCACACGAGGGCGCAAGGGTATCGCGTAACCGCATTAGACAAGACACAAGTGGTAACATGGAAACTATGTATCTTCCTCTTCTGGCGGCTCCTCTAGAAATCCGCAACAAAAAGTAACTACAGAGCTCTTATAGCTACAAGTATCGAATGCACTTCTCAATAACCCACAAAATAAATTACACTGACAGTCACAACACTATTGGAATTTACACATAATAAAAACACCGCGCACCAAAACACAGGAAAGTCTTTAACAGTCTTTTCTGCACAGAGGAGCAAGAAAGAAAACCTGACGGTTCCCCACTTTTCTTCAGAACCTACGTTAGTTCACTGAATGCACCTCACCTTCACGCCGCCTCGGCGACCGCCCCGTCGGAGCCCGGGTGGAGGTCCCAACACCCCTTTTCACAGCGGGTCTGGACTATGCAGAGCCTGAGGCCGCCCCGCAAATGCCTCTCCCCGCCTCTCCACTCATTCTGGTGCCCCTCGGGCCTCGGGGGCGCACCACGCCCCTCACAGTTCTTCTAGGTTTCAGGGACCCATCGAAATACAAAAAAACTGGGGACTTTATAAAATTAGaatcaactctttaaaaaaaactatttacataataaaaacacaagccagaaacagagagaacatCTTTACTCACCATATGCCTAATTAAACATTTCTGTTCCATAgacggacaaaaatacaatacATTTCTGATCAGAATTCACACAGcacctaagcctgaccaggcggtggcgcagtagatagagcctccgactgggaagcggaggaaccaggttctcAACaccgaggttgttggcttgagcgtgcaagctcatctggcttgagcgcagagttgcaggcttgagcaaggggtcccttggtctgctggaaccccctagtcaaggcacatatgaaaaagcaatcaatgaaaaactaaggtactgtaaggaagaattgatgcttctcatctctctcccgacCTGtgggtctgtccctctctgtttctgtcacacaaaataaataaatataacaaaattcaCATAGCACTCTAAAACAGCCACATTGAAAATTAATTCGTATCCAAACACACCAGGTGGAGGAACACAGTGTGTACAAAAAAAGTGTTCAGTGGAATGGGACCTCCTCCTGATCCGATATAAATTTCCCAATTGAACAGGTCGAGGTGGGAACTCACCCCCTGGCAAATGACTTCTTTACCAGAAGGTTTCTCTTTGCCATCACTGAGCTGTGTCTGGTGACTCTCTACATCTATAGGATCATACCTTTGAACTACCACCTGACAGTCCCCTCCTGCAAAACAGTGAGATCACAGACTCTTCCCTACTTGCTCATCCCATCCGGCTCTGGCTCTCAGGCCCTCACgcaatcttccctcctttcttctatttcacagagagaagcattaaagaaattgcttctctctctctccactctctaaaatgaataaaacaaacaaacaaatgataaggaaaataaataaaaagactgggcttgcctggacaaggcacatatgggagttgatgctttccacttcttccctcctccctctctttctctactctctaaaatgaatttttttttctttcttttatttttagggcattgtatcttttttttttctttttttccccgtatttttctgaagctggaaacggggagagacagacagactcccacatgcgcccgaccgggatccacccggcatgcccaccaggggcgaagctctgcccaccaaagggtgatgctctgcccctccagggcgtcgctccgtggtgaccagagccactccagcgcctggggcagaggccaaggagccatccccagcggccgagccatccctgctccaatggagccctggctgcgggaggggaagagagagacagagaggaaggaggggggggtggagaagcaaatgggcgcttctcctatgtgccctggctgggaatcaaacccggtctcccgcacgccaggccgacgctctaccgctgagccaaccagccagggctaaaataattttttaaaaaataaataaataagaaattgctACACTGAGAGTCTCTGCAAGATTGGAGATCTTCATCCCAAACGTTTGGAATCACTTTGACTCAAACTCTTAAAAACTCCcaattttcatgtttcttttattgatcAGAGCAAGTACCTAACTTTGCAAAACTAAGCTCTGCCTGATACATCATTAGGATATGGCAAATCAGACTACAATAATATGACAcccacacctattagaatggctaaactCCAAATACAGCAGTACCAatgttctcatgcattcattgtttaatttttGGATGTCCTCTAACTGAAGATCAAGCCTACAACCTTCCTTGgtgaatgatgctctaactaactgagcttcccggccagggcctaaccatgGGTTTCATCCAACTGTCTCATTTCAGGATAGAAAATACCTCTTTCAGAACCAATAAAttcccacaaaaaagaaaatcagtacagagatttaaaaaaacatatttaacataAACAGGTAAGTAGATCGACCACTGACAGATAATGCACTGTACCCACCCTGTCCTACTGACCACCACAGAGGTGTTGTTCCCAAGATGCACATGACCTAACAGCAGAAACACACACTGAGAACACATTTAAAACGGACCATATTACACTATAAAGCAAATGACAACAAACTTCAAAGATTTGAAATGACATAACCCATGTTTCCTCCTCTCATGACAGTTAACTTTGAAATTGGTATTGACAGATCAACCAGGAAGTCCTTATACTTagttataaaatactattttaaataacctgtaacaCACAtagcaattcttcattgtggctccttagttgttcattgattgctttctcatacatgccttgaccagggagctccagcaaagcaagtgaccccttgctcaagtcagcgaccttgggctcaagccagatgagcctgtgcactcaagccagtgaccttggggtttcaaacctcagttctttgcgtcccagtctgatgctctatccactgcactactgcatGGTCAGCCACAACATTTGAATTTTAGATTCTTAAATTGTGCTTTGCagtatcttgatttcttttttttttctttttttttttaattttatttattgatttttagagaggagagagggagagaaacagagagagagagaaagggggaggagctggaagcatcaactcccatatatgccttgaccaggcaagcccagggtttcgaaccggcgacctcagcatttccaggtcgacgctttatccactgcaccattgatTTCTAAGATGtttgctttgattttatttagataattttctGTACTGAATTTGACTGGAACAAAATTAATAAGGGCTATGATCTTCACAGAAAATTAGGAGAATAAAAGATAAATCAAATAATCTTATTAGatgtagaaaaataatttgacacaATTCAACGCTCATTCATATAAAAATCATGGTAATATATATAGTAATGCAAAAAAACTTCTGACCCTGGGCTGTTAGCTCAactggttaagagcatcatcccaaatcaacaaggttgtggatttgatccccaatcagggcacacatgggaacacaaccaaaaaaatgcatgactgagtgtagcaacaaatgcttcccttcgccctgccctttcctttctctcttttctctctctgtctctctaaaaaaaaatctataaaaattaagccctagccagatagcttgattggttggagcgtcatcccagaACACAGAGGTTAtcagttcaattccccagtcaggacacacaggaacagctcaatgtatTGTAAAGTAGCTAAATCCACAAATCCACAGGTGTTtgtagaggcacatagtccaaatgagtttttgaaaagttttattaaaggaggaaatttattaaatatgctggccgcatatggctgacacagggcaataGACCCAAATTGTGTCAACCCCAAAAACAGTTCAGgagctgtttatatactcctgattatacatgggaggggagaaaacctgacatctCGGCATAAGTTTAtgccttttgtttagagatatgatacattaactacatgctttcaggaggggaggggtagttccCATAGAGATAGATGCCTGTAAATGGCTCATCAGCATAAGAAAAGatattaatttaatctttttttcttcctatacctggctagctattctccttccccttctgcatttacaacacaatgccattggccatcttagttttgatgctaatcacacaagcataaaaatcacacaaaatctttctgcatacctagcccaaattaataaaatgttctttaaacttcctaaagTATTAatattgttaagcctaatccggagggactctaaacattgaagacacgaacaaaatccatccattacacatcaaagctttattgtctagcttggccaagcggtgggaactccgacagaaatctgagggagagcgcgcctgccctttgttctacctagtttttatagttttgtaagtgggaagtacagaagtaaaaattgcagttaggtgccctttaccactattggttatagtcatatgtccttaacatgataggaccatgttcaatttgcaagccacacatcattttggagaaaacaatttataagtcaacacaatggtagaaagatgtctctttacatattaaaggcatttctatattttttagtgtttatccgccatctctctgtccagagtcacacgtattaaccatatgcatttacataggagaggtagtttcgtggggacaaataccctcaaatggctcattgctataagaaaaggtttattttggcttttcttttcctgcacctggctagccattcacccctttctccacaggtgtggtggaatgtcagggaattcatgttttcttccctttgcatttacaatacaatgccaagggccatcctagttttatgccaatcacacagtacagagattattctcaaaatttctctgcacaccttaactcaaattaataaaatgttctttaagcctcttaaaatatgaatattgattctgtagcttttggtactttacaacacctgcgggtgaggtggcgcagtggcttcTCACCTATCTCTGTTCCTCTGcttctctttcaaaaaacaataaaagtacaaAAGAAGCTACCTAGGCTGATAAAAGATATCTAAAATCATCAAAAGCAAAATTATGCTTAATTGTAAAATGTTGGAAATTCTACCTCTGTCTGGGGATAAGGCATCAGTACTAATGCACTTTGTTCTGGACATCTCAGTCACTTCCGTAGGTGAGCAAATAAGTGACAGTCATGCTGGTTACAAAATGAAATCGTGTTGTTATATGtaccggtgtgtgtgtgtgcggggggtggggggtgggggttggtgcACTCCGCTGTTTTTTAAAACCTCAGTCCTCGAGGCTTCTTAGGATTAGCCATCAAGAGAAAGTGTTCTTGTCTCTGTTGGTAATATGGTAACACAATCTCGCGGGTGCAAGCCAAGCAGAGGAGActggctgccctgccctgccgAATGCTGGACGAGCCGCCGAGCGAACATGCCCACCAGTAAGTGCATGTAGGAGCCAGACTGTCTCCATGGCCGCGGCCGGTCTAAAGTCAGCTCGGCTTTCCTGGCGCTGAACTGATGTCAAGCACCGGTCACCAAACCCGTATAAGAGGAGCCACGGGTCACCCAGTGTGCATCTGAAGACAGCACCCAGGACGCCCGTCCCCAGGAGGTCACCTGCTTTGGCTGAGAAGCTACTGAAAAGTAAGCTCTGCCTGAGGAGAATTTAACTTGTTTATAATGATTCCCACTCAGATTTCTGATGAAAATGCCCTGGTGGGGCAGCAGCTGCAGTGTACCTGCCCACTGATCACCTGCCTTCAGGTGTCTTCCCACTCAAATTTCTGATGAAAATGCCCTGGTGGGGCAGCAGCTGCAGTGTACCTGCCCACGGATCGCTGCCTTCAGGTGTCTTCTCCCTGTGCTCTCCTCCGACTCGCCAGCTCCCTTACCTGGTGTTTCTGCACTGCCCAGGGGCTGAGCCAGGAGCAGCTGGTCTCGGCTTTACTCTCATTCGATTTCAATGAACTGGTTACTCTCAGGAGGTTCCTGCCCAGATCCTGAGTAGGTGTGGGCAGCACCTGAGGCTGCTCACAGGGTCAGcgctgttggaatccatgggagtccgaaagaccagagtaacaggctctattgaaaggaagaaaggaaccctgccaggtgcttctcccggggagaagagcgccggttacagactaggagagagttatatagtgtttgggagagcctgaggggatactgaggcaaaagtcctggtatgtccggaatgcttctccttggggggcttcgagcatgtgggtgttgaatcaaaagtcctggtgtttccggagcccctccttggggcggcttgtcagctttttggaattcctctgtctcaggggtgatagtccagtaagggtgaggtctgacagataagcggaacatcaagagggcagtttggaattcacatatctatcaagtGCCCCTCAGCCGAGTTCTCCTTCCTTCGCTTCACCTGCAGCATTTGTGGCACGGAGGTGTGCTGACCTCAGTGCTTCATGGTAAACGGCACAGCCATCTGGAAAGGTTTGAAAGGCTGGGGAGGGGCCCATGTCCAGCTTCTTTGGACACATTGGGCAGCGTTCTTCCTTGACCTCCTGGgaccttcctctttttttttttttttttttggactcttCCTCTTGACTGTCTTCTGGGCCCATGGCCATCACACTGCTTCCAGAGCTGGACGGTCACGGCTGCAGCAACACCAACCGGACATCACATGGAGCGTTTCAAAGGTGCCCCTGTCCCTGTTCATCTCTGGCTGAGCCAGGTTCCGGAGTCTTCTTGTGCCTCCGACACAGGGTGATGTGTTAGGAGGAAACTGCCTTTGCTCTCCCTGATCAGGAAATCGCCAGCGTCTTTTTCTCATTGGACGGAAGCCGAGCGGTCGAGGGGGCGGCCCTGGGACCAGCAGGCACGGGCCCTGTGTCTGCCCCGAGTCCTGACGGTTGGGGTTCCCGTACTGCCCAGGGCTCAGGCAGCTGCTGACAGTGGGCACCTCCTTTATTTGGAGAACGTAGGGCCTCCCGCTCTGGACAGTGGCCCCAGCTCCTCCACTCACTTCCAAGAGCACAAAGCCGGCGTCCACGGAGGCCTGGGGCAGGCCAGGTCAGCACACACTTGGCACCTACTCCCTGTGCCCTGGACAGCCTACTGAGGAGCCACTTAGCCACCTCACCCGcagttgttgtaaagtaccaaaggctacagaactaatattaatattttaagaggcttggagaacattttattcatttgggataaggtgtgcagagaaattttgtgaataatctctgtactgtgtgattggcataaccaggatggcccttggcattgtattgtgaaTGCACAGGGTAGGAAAACAtgaattcccagacattccaccacacctgtggggaaagggtgaatggctagccaggtgcaggaagagaaaagccaaaataaaccttttcttatagcaatgagccatttgcaggcatttgtccccaccgaaactacctctcctatgtaaatgagtgtgtgactctggacagagagatagcagataaacactagataatataggaatgcctttaatatgtaaagagacatctttctaccattgtgttggcttgtaaattttgttttctccaaaatgatgtatggcttgcaaattgaacgtggtcctatcatgttaaaggacatatgactataaccaatagtggtaaggggctcttaattgcaatttttgcttctgtacttcccacttaacaaaactataaaaactaagtagaacaaagggccagagcGCTCTcagtcagatttctgtcggagttcccgcggcttggccaagctagacaataaagctttgatgtgtaaacgacggaccttatttctgtctttcatgttttgggtccctccgaatttggctttaACACTACTTCATGGACTCCCAATGCGGCTTTAACAGAAACAAGTTCTCTGCATGGTCAGAGCTGTTCCTTACAGACTGTCTTGTCAGTTATGTGCTTGTGTTCTGATAATAGTGATGACCTAATTTCAGAGTTGTTTCAGTGCAAAATAATCGGTTGGACATGAACTTCATATTCTACCATATTCTATCGAATAAATGGCCGAGGGTTTAGCAGGCTGGGCACAGTGCGAAGGTAGGGGCTGAGCCAGCATCCTCATTGCTAACCTGCTGGCTCTCCTGTGCTCTGAGAACAAAGCACAGATCGGCTGAGTCCCTGTGTTATTTCCTCTTCCAGGAAATGAGTAAAAGCTATGCTCGGAAGCATTCAGGATGGGTGGCCTCTGGGGCAGAAGAGCTGACAGTGTTCTGGGAGAAGAAAATCCAGGTCCACACAAAGCAGTTGCAGAATGAGGGCGAGCGGATCCGCAAGAGTGCCCTGGACaggtgggcagtgggcagggtgggggggggctgcGGACCAGCCCACCTGATGGGCTCACTCAGCCCCATCCCCAGCAAGAGCATTCCACTCCCAAATCTCACGTGGCAGGTGGAGATACCTCCATTGCAAACACTACCACATGAACTGAGCTTCAAATCACAACATTGTATACCTGGGATAGAGGAACACCCCAGGGTGCCATCCCTCAACCCTCCTTCCCCACTCCATCCCCCACACTCCATGCCCTACCCCATCCCTCCAGCTCCCATTACATCACCCCACCCCTTCATTCTTGAACTCCTGAGCATTTGTGGAATTTGTTATGGAGGCATATGCTGCTTTGGTCTGACTTTCTGACAGTGCTCCTACACATTTGCATGACTGCAGATTCTAAGATGAAAGCCCTTCCTTTCTGCAGCCAACTCCAgagacctgggtgctgaggggggCCTCCTATGAGGCCCCAAGCAAGCCCAGAATATCTGATAGGGAACAGCTAAGAGGGCAGATTATCACATAATTCACACCTTGACAAGGATGCAAATGGCCAAAAACACTAAAGTGACCACAGCCTCTTACCCAAATAGCACCAGCACCTGCTACCTTGGAAGCAGGCTGGGAAGGGGAATCCTGGCAGAGGCCTGGACCAAGACGGACTGACCTTCCAGCCACCAGAGGTCTGGTTGCTGCGCTGGCCTGCCCTCCCCCGCCTGTCACCCCCTGGCTAGGGGATGAGCTCAGTCATTCTGGACACCTGCCCTGGCTAGGCACAGGTAGGGTGACCGTGGTGCCCTCCTTTCCACACGGCATGGCCCCCACCTCAGCTCTGGGAGCGGGTCCTCACCCTGATGGCTCCTCCCAGCCACAGTTCCATCCCAGGGTCTTAAGGCTTCATCCCTGTCCTCTTCTGTCATCAGGCTCTGGAACCTTCTGGGTTCCAGATCCCAGGAGTGGGCTCTGGATCCAATACATGAGGGTACCATCAGCACCAGCTGAGTATGCCATCAAAATCCTGAGCTGATCGGGACAGGGCTGTGACTCATGACACTCTGTGCCTCTCTGGGAAGATGTGGCTGTTGTCAGGACCACAGACCACAGCCAGGGCATGCCCTGTCCTCTGGACAACAGCAGTCCTTGAGAACACCCTTACAGGCACCCAGCAGTTCCCGGAAGCTGTCCGGCCCTGGGGCAGTCAGTCAGCAGCCAGGCTCTGGTACAAGGACAGGACCGTGGCCGTCATGTGTGGGGCCACCCCTCATGGGCTCAGATGCAGAAAGAGGGGCACCACTGTCCAGATGAACACCTGATGCTCAGAAATGCCTTCCTCATCCAGGCCCCGAGGTGGTGGGACAGGTATCTGAGTGGATGTCTTTACCAAGTTGTCACCAGCCCCAGAGGTCAGCCAGAGCAGGGCTCCCATCCCATCCTCTAAAGCCAGACCACACAATCAGGCTTGAAGGCACCCGGTAATCATTGTGCATGGGTGGACATCTGGGGCTGGTGGAGCCTGGACCCCTGGACCTGGTTTCCTGGCAGCGAGACCACCAGGTACCTTGTGCTATGGTGGCAGCCATATGCCTGCCACCTTCTGATGAGGTCAGGCTGGACGGACAGGCAGgctcagagaaggaaggagaggaacacAAGGTCACGGCTGCCGGCTGGGTGGGGACGCAGCCCGGGGAGTAGGCAGCCGTGCTCACACATGTGCGTGGTGCCGACAGACGAGGGCTGGCTGTCACCTGGTCCTGGGAAGGTGACTCACAGGGCCTAATTCCTGCCGTCCCAGGCTTCGGGGAGAATGGGCTCGGAAGCTGGAGGAGAGGCACAGGACCCTGCAGACGCCCCTGGAGTCTGCCCGGCGGCCATCCTTCCACACCAGAGACAGGACGGCGTCCTAAGTCCTGCACGCAGGGAGACCAGCACCTGGGCTCCCTGAAGGCTGAGCCGCCGGCTGCACGTGGGGACGCCAGCAGAGCCCTGCCCACCACTGCACTCCACTGCCCAGGTGCCGCTGGCTGTGCTTTTCCGGTACATGGTAGGTGTCGAACAAAACCTGAGGTAACTGGACTGTTTgtggaatattttctttatatatctttaaaattcaCACATCTTAAAAGCTGACCAGGACGTTACTCACTTGCAACAAGCCACAGAAAGAAGTCTGCTGCAACACAAGGGTTTCTGGCCTCCAGCTTGaaaatttcatttcatctttgatCAAAAAATGTCCATAGATCTCAAGCTTAGCATAATGCCTGATGAAATGCTGTATAAAGctttatgctttttctttttttaaaaaaagatattatttactcattttagagagaaaagagagggtgggagagtaagaagcatcaactcccatatgtgccttgacctagtaagcccagggtttcgaaccgatgacctcagcgttccacgtcgacgctttatccactgtgccaccacaggtcaggccgtcttCCTTTTCAAAACACCCTTATGTTTACAGTTGTAAAAACTCTGGCTTGCCGAGGCATACCTTTCTTAAGGCCACAAAGGATTTCATCCGTCCTGATGCCCCAGTTGGGGCTGTGACCACCGTGGGCGGGCAAGGGACAGAGTACACAGCAGAGACCAGGCTGCCGCAGGACCTGGACTCTCTCATCCCCAGACGAGGACCTGGACTCCAGCAGTGACTGTCCTCATGTTTGCTCCCAAACTCGACAACCCACATTCTCATTGGCACGTGCCCCAGTGACACAGAAGCTGCTGGTTTGGGACTGGAGTCTAGCTTGTAGCCTTCTGGGGTCACACGTCATCTCTCCAGGCTTAGTGGCTTGTTGGTTtgggttctgttttgttttgaccCTCCGTCAAATtgtcaaagggaagggaagaCGCAGGCTGCACCCTCGGGACTCTCCAGGGAGCTACCCAGAGAAAAGGGTCTGACCACAGCAGTGGGGACCTTCTGTGCCCATAGACTCCTCAGTCAGAGGGTGTCTCCACAGCTTACCTCATGGTCTGGATAGACAAGCGGAAAATCCAGAAAGAACAAGTGGAGAGAACACAGCATGGGTCCCTACGACACAGACGGACGAATATTCTCTTCTGTCATCATTCATGACTCAAAAGATTCCATTGATAACCACCCTGGGGAGCCGGGTGATTAATAACcctaaaaatagtttgagaataGGAGTCACTCGCTAACACAAAGGTGGGGTTGCAGGAGGTAATTTTATCTGAAGATATACTTAGACACCACTGCTGTCAACACCAATAAACTGAGGCGTCAGACTAGCCCATCTTGGCTGGAAGGACACATTCATGTTTCCGTAAGGCTGGGCACAGCCCGCTGCCGAAGCCACCCTCTGCTGTCTCTCACGATCCCAGTGACCCAATCGCACCCATGACAGGCAGGAGCCAAAGTTGCAGGAACACAAGCAATTCACCAGCCTCCTCTTTACTCTCTGTCATTGGCCTTGTCCTCAGGCAAAGCTGAGCGGACTCACTCGGTGAGGAGGGATGGGGAAAGAGGTGATGGGAGAACAGACTGGGACATGAGGTGAGCAGAACCCCAGCCCCAAGGCCCCCGTGGAAATTCAGCTCGAAACCCCCTCCTCCCTTGGGCCCTTTGTAATTTGCCCCAGGAGTAAGTGTGGAGGATGTCCCTGAAATCCTAGTTCCAGGGGCTGAGTTTCTATAGAatattcttcttcttaaagagcAGCAACCTGAGACAGAGAGCTGGGGACGGGCTCAGGCCATACGGCCTGGAGAAAAGGGGACATTTACTTTCCTTTGTAAACAACTGCTGTCTAGGGATCTAGAGTCACTGAAGGGAGGCCTGCAAAGGAGGACAGGTGGGGACGGAGGACCTGGGGCCACCTGGGCGCTGACTGGACACGGGCGGGGGGCACTGAGACGAGGGATGAAACCAAGAGCGATAAACAAACTTCTCAACTTTGGGAAGACAAAACTTTGCCACAGGATTCGGTGTTTGTGAGATGGTGATTGTTCTGGGCTATCTGCCTGGCACTGTGGTTGGCAGAATAATGCCCTCCCATAGATGTTTAGCTCTCTATCCCCTGAACCTGTGAGTGTGTGAGAGGGGATTGTCCAGGGGTCATCATAAGTGTCCTCACAGGAGGGAGGTGGGTCACTATCTCAGAAGGACACCCCCGTCTTCACTGCAGCATAATCTACAATAGTCAAGACACAGAAACAGTCTATATGTCCGTAGACAGATGTGGACAAAGAAAacatgaggtgtgtgtgtgtgtgtgtgtgtgtgtgtgtgtgtgtgtgtgtgtatgagggaatattactcagccatgagtAAGGCAGAAGCCCGTGGGTGGACcgtgagggcattatgctaagtgacatgaGCCAGAGGAAGAAACATActccatgatttcacttatatgtgggagcTAAAAAAAAACCAAGCTCGTAGACTCAGAGAGTAGGGGGTGGTTGCCAGAagctgggaagggaggaggggcgaTGTCGGTCACAGGAACCAAACTTCCGAAACAGATGAGTGAGTTCTGGGGACCTAACGTTCAGCACGGTGACAGTAGCTCATAACACTGTGTGTGTACTTGAAAGTAACTAAGAAGTGGATTTTAAATGTCCTGCGGTCCCCACAGAACAATGGTAACTAGGTGAGGTGAGGTGGTGTGCACGGACATCACTATGGAATCACTTTCCTGCACATTCATGTGTCAGATCACCACGTTGCTCACAGACATATACGAGGCTATGTGTCAATCACATCCCAGTAAAGCTGGGAAAAGAGGCAGGATGGTCAAGTCGGGGAAGGTGTGAAGGTGGATGCAGGGACCAGAGGCCACCAGTCTGGT
The sequence above is drawn from the Saccopteryx bilineata isolate mSacBil1 chromosome 5, mSacBil1_pri_phased_curated, whole genome shotgun sequence genome and encodes:
- the FAM240C gene encoding protein FAM240C — protein: MSKSYARKHSGWVASGAEELTVFWEKKIQVHTKQLQNEGERIRKSALDRLRGEWARKLEERHRTLQTPLESARRPSFHTRDRTAS